One genomic window of Hippopotamus amphibius kiboko isolate mHipAmp2 chromosome 10, mHipAmp2.hap2, whole genome shotgun sequence includes the following:
- the LOC130830041 gene encoding nascent polypeptide-associated complex subunit alpha-like, which produces MPGEATETVPATEQELPQPQAETGSGTESDSDESVPELEEQDPTQATTQQAQLAAAAEIDEEPVSKAKQSRSEKKARKAMSKLGLRQVTGVTRVTIRKSKNILFVITKPDVYRSPASDTYIVFGEAKIEDLSQQAQLAAAEKFKVQGEAVSNIKGNTETPTVQEESKEEEVDETGVEVKDIELVMSQANVSRAKAV; this is translated from the coding sequence ATGCCCGGTGAAGCCACAGAAACCGTCCCTGCTACAGAGCAGGAGTTGCCACAGCCCCAGGCTGAGACAGGGTCTGGAACAGAATCCGATAGTGATGAATCAGTACCAGAGCTCGAGGAGCAGGATCCTACGCAGGCAACTACACAACAAGCCCAGCTGGCAGCGGCAGCTGAAATTGATGAAGAACCAGTCAGTAAAGCAAAACAGAGCCGGAGCGAAAAGAAAGCACGGAAGGCTATGTCCAAACTGGGTCTTCGACAGGTTACAGGGGTTACTAGAGTCACTATCCGGAAATCTAAGAATATCCTTTTTGTCATCACAAAACCAGATGTATATAGGAGCCCGGCTTCAGATACCTACATAGTTTTTGGGGAAGCCAAGATCGAGGATTTATCTCAGCAAGCACAGTTAGCAGCTGCTGAGAAATTCAAAGTTCAAGGTGAAGCTGTCTCAAACATTAAAGGAAACACAGAGACTCCAACTGTACAAGAGGAGAGTAAAGAGGAAGAGGTTGATGAAACAGGTGTGGAAGTTAAGGACATAGAATTGGTCATGTCACAAGCAAATGTGTCGAGAGCAAAGGCAGTCTGA